A single region of the Betta splendens chromosome 12, fBetSpl5.4, whole genome shotgun sequence genome encodes:
- the il11ra gene encoding interleukin-11 receptor subunit alpha yields MPGLLSSPVCLTVVWFLSWSLRPSCAQIWTNEVSDVQFGRLGSNVTLTCGKSNIRTPAVWHLNRSSALPWHKVRSDGALVLLQVNHSAQGNYSCSDSQGLLLHSINLRLGHPPGLLSISCQVPNHAHVRCSWVEPVKTFLPAKYNASFRGTGQEWTPCVVNVARKHCDVDHPAFWSSMHTLRITETNGLGSETTFIQFQLHKLLKPDPPQSVSVMGIEGYPMRLNVSWDYPSSWPRLPAFPLIFQIRYQPLGSAYWSEINSEGTTVIICDALAGHLHQVQVRARDEVNPETQWSEWSPVLPVWPWSVSTTPDPEEEDFFPFSTKPETSTAESHNVVPEDGGNLGLVILLVLFSVVILTTVFSFIFAVWVRQKRRNHVTKQELTSMVKMKSMPI; encoded by the exons TGTCAGACGTGCAGTTCGGGCGCCTGGGGTCAAATGTGACACTAACATGCGGGAAGTCAAATATCAG AACGCCCGCGGTGTGGCATCTCAACCGCAGCTCAGCTTTGCCGTGGCACAAAGTGAGGTCCGATGGGGCtttggtgctgctgcaggtcaaccACTCGGCACAGGGGAACtacagctgctctgacagccaggggctcctcctccactccatcAATCTGCGGCTGGGCC ATCCCCCTGGGCTGCTCAGCATTTCCTGTCAAGTGCCCAATCATGCACATGTCCGCTGCTCCTGGGTAGAACCTGTCAAGACCTTCCTGCCAGCAAAGTACAATGCCTCCTTCAG GGGGACAGGTCAGGAGTGGACGCCATGCGTGGTGAACGTCGCCCGTAAGCACTGTGACGTCGATCACCCGGCCTTCTGGTCGTCCATGCACACCCTTAGAATCACCGAGACCAACGGCCTTGGTTCTGAGACCACGTTTATCCAGTTTCAGTTACACAAGCTAT tGAAACCAGACCCTCCGCAGTCGGTGTCGGTCATGGGGATTGAAGGCTATCCTATGAGGCTGAATGTGTCGTGGGACTACCCCTCCTCCTGGCCACGCCTGCCTGCGTTCCCTCTAATATTTCAGATCAGATACCAGCCGCTGGGATCTGCGTACTGGTCAGAG ATCAACTCTGAGGGGACTACAGTCATTATATGCGATGCTCTGGCCGGCCACCTCCACCAGGTGCAGGTTCGAGCCAGAGATGAGGTGAACCCTGAAACTCAGTGGAGTGAATGGAGTCCTGTGCTTCCAGTCTGGCCCTGGTCAG TCTCCACCACCCCCGACCCAGAGGAGGAAGACTTCTTTCCTTTCAGTACAAAGCCAGAGACTTCCACAGCAGAATCACACA ATGTCGTACCTGAGGACGGAGGTAATTTGGGACTGGTAatcctgctggttctgttctctgtgGTCATCCTCACCACAGTTTTCTCCTTCATCTTTGCTGTGtg ggtgCGGCAGAAGCGGCGCAATCATGTGACCAAACAGGAACTTACCTCTATGGTCAAGATGAAGTCCATGCCAATCTAA